From a single Solirubrobacterales bacterium genomic region:
- a CDS encoding catalase: protein MEDNRKPVTTAAGAPVADNENAQTAGPRGPMLLQDVWFLEKLAHFDREVIPERRMHAKGSGAFGTFRVTNDITQYSKAAIFSEVGKETEMFARFSTVAGERGAADAERDIRGFALRFYTEEGNWDMVGNNTPVFFLRDSHNFPDLNRAVKRDPRTNLRSAENNWDFWTNLPEALHQVTITMSERGLPDGYRHMHGFGSHTYAFINDQGERSWVKFHFRTQQGIKNLTDAEAAAIVAGDRESAQRDLYEAIENGNFPKWTFSIQVMPEEDAESYRFHPFDLTKVWSQQDYPLIEVGEFELNRNPENYFADVEQAGFTPANFVPGIGPSPDKMLQGRLFSYGDAQRYRLGINHHQIPVNSPRGVAEPNTYHRDGAMRVDGNQGGVPGYQPNGYGRFEGRSEYLDPHMQLNGDAGVFNFREEDDNYFEQPGDLFRLMNPEQREALFANTARAINGASEATVERHIANCSKADPAYGEGVRTAIEALKAGTLG from the coding sequence ATGGAAGACAACAGGAAGCCAGTCACAACCGCGGCCGGCGCCCCGGTCGCCGACAACGAGAACGCGCAGACCGCCGGCCCCCGCGGCCCGATGCTGCTCCAGGACGTCTGGTTTCTGGAGAAGCTCGCCCACTTCGACCGTGAGGTGATCCCGGAGCGGCGGATGCACGCCAAGGGCTCCGGTGCCTTCGGCACCTTCCGGGTGACCAACGACATCACCCAGTACTCCAAGGCCGCGATCTTCTCCGAGGTCGGCAAGGAGACCGAGATGTTCGCCCGTTTCTCCACCGTTGCCGGTGAGCGCGGCGCCGCCGACGCCGAACGCGACATCCGCGGCTTCGCCCTGCGCTTCTACACCGAGGAAGGCAACTGGGACATGGTCGGCAACAACACGCCGGTCTTCTTCCTGCGCGATTCTCACAACTTCCCGGACCTGAACCGGGCGGTGAAACGCGACCCGCGGACCAACCTGCGTTCGGCCGAAAATAACTGGGACTTCTGGACCAACCTGCCGGAGGCCCTTCATCAGGTGACGATCACGATGTCGGAACGCGGCCTGCCCGACGGCTACCGTCACATGCACGGTTTCGGCTCCCACACCTACGCCTTCATCAATGATCAGGGCGAACGCTCCTGGGTCAAGTTCCACTTCCGCACCCAGCAGGGGATCAAGAACCTGACCGACGCCGAGGCGGCCGCGATCGTCGCCGGTGACCGGGAGTCGGCCCAGCGGGATCTCTATGAGGCGATCGAGAACGGGAACTTCCCCAAGTGGACCTTCTCGATCCAGGTGATGCCGGAGGAGGACGCGGAGAGCTACCGCTTCCATCCGTTCGATCTGACCAAGGTCTGGTCGCAGCAGGACTACCCGCTGATCGAGGTGGGCGAGTTCGAACTGAACCGCAATCCGGAGAACTACTTTGCGGACGTCGAGCAGGCCGGCTTCACCCCGGCCAACTTCGTGCCGGGGATCGGACCCTCACCGGACAAGATGCTCCAGGGACGCCTCTTTTCCTACGGCGACGCCCAGCGCTACCGGCTCGGGATCAACCATCACCAGATCCCGGTCAACTCCCCCCGCGGTGTCGCCGAACCGAACACCTACCATCGCGACGGCGCGATGCGGGTGGACGGCAACCAGGGTGGCGTGCCGGGTTACCAGCCGAACGGTTACGGCCGTTTCGAAGGTCGGTCCGAGTACCTCGATCCCCACATGCAGCTGAACGGGGACGCCGGAGTGTTCAACTTCCGTGAGGAGGATGACAACTACTTCGAGCAGCCCGGTGACCTGTTCCGGCTGATGAACCCGGAGCAGCGCGAGGCCCTGTTCGCCAACACCGCCCGGGCGATCAACGGAGCCTCCGAGGCAACGGTCGAACGTCACATCGCCAACTGCAGCAAGGCCGACCCGGCCTACGGCGAGGGTGTGCGGACCGCGATCGAGGCCCTCAAGGCCGGCACCCTCGGCTGA
- a CDS encoding VOC family protein, whose translation MRLDGIHHISAITGNAPANVEFYAGVLGLRMVKKTVNQDDPSVYHLFYADENGTPGSDLTFFEYPGAPSGRAGDGMIHRIVWRVGSADAIEFWAERLAAHGITVERADGSLRFDDPEGLGHELVVSTVDDRPLVGGAPDVPREYALQGFDGVRAYSSRPEVSERLLRETLGFTGEDGDWEVRGESRGGRYVYDPAPEDRALQGAGTVHHIAFTAQSEDLEAWQRKIAETARPTPVIDRFYFRSVYFREPSGVLFELATPEPGFAADEDQAHLGERLSLPPKFEPLRAQLEERLTPLPDPRAERKVTS comes from the coding sequence ATGAGACTGGACGGCATTCACCACATCTCGGCAATCACCGGCAACGCCCCGGCCAACGTCGAGTTCTACGCGGGGGTGCTCGGGCTCAGGATGGTCAAGAAGACCGTCAACCAGGACGACCCCTCCGTCTACCACCTCTTCTACGCCGACGAGAACGGCACACCGGGGTCCGACCTGACCTTCTTCGAGTACCCGGGGGCACCCTCCGGCCGGGCCGGCGACGGGATGATCCACCGCATCGTCTGGCGGGTCGGGTCGGCGGACGCGATCGAGTTCTGGGCGGAACGGCTGGCCGCGCACGGCATCACCGTTGAGCGTGCTGACGGATCACTCCGCTTCGACGACCCCGAAGGCCTCGGGCACGAGCTGGTCGTGTCCACCGTGGACGACCGGCCGCTGGTCGGCGGTGCCCCCGACGTCCCCCGCGAGTACGCACTTCAGGGCTTCGACGGGGTTCGCGCCTACAGTTCAAGGCCCGAGGTCAGCGAGCGGCTGCTGCGCGAAACCCTCGGCTTCACCGGTGAGGACGGCGACTGGGAGGTCCGTGGCGAGAGCCGCGGCGGACGGTACGTCTACGACCCGGCCCCCGAGGACCGGGCGCTCCAGGGCGCCGGCACGGTGCACCACATCGCCTTCACCGCCCAGAGCGAGGACCTCGAGGCCTGGCAGCGGAAGATCGCCGAGACGGCCCGTCCGACCCCGGTGATTGATCGCTTCTACTTCCGCTCGGTCTACTTCCGGGAGCCGTCCGGCGTGCTGTTCGAGCTCGCCACCCCGGAGCCCGGTTTCGCTGCCGACGAGGATCAGGCGCATCTCGGTGAGCGGCTGTCGCTGCCGCCAAAATTCGAACCGCTGCGTGCCCAGCTCGAAGAGCGGCTCACCCCGCTGCCCGACCCACGGGCGGAGCGGAAGGTGACGTCATGA
- a CDS encoding phospholipase encodes MIGPDSLTHRIRPARGEAEGALVLLHGRGADEHDLLPLADALDPDRRLHVLTPRAPITGPEGGAHWYALAGLPTPDPETFQATWPILTGWLDALPEAIGVPWERTVLGGFSQGAVMSYAAGLGAGRPSPAGILTLSGYIPEVPGLELALDERAGLPVMIGHGSLDRIIPVRFGQEAAARLGGADLEVTFRESPVAHGIDPGALPELRDWVGSAMGLLGFQPSKAS; translated from the coding sequence ATGATCGGCCCGGACAGCCTCACCCACCGGATCCGCCCCGCCCGGGGCGAGGCGGAGGGTGCCCTCGTTTTGCTTCACGGCCGTGGTGCTGACGAGCACGACCTGCTGCCGCTTGCGGACGCGCTGGACCCGGACCGGCGGCTTCACGTGCTCACTCCCCGAGCCCCGATCACCGGACCGGAGGGTGGCGCCCACTGGTACGCCCTGGCCGGCCTCCCGACCCCGGACCCGGAGACCTTCCAGGCGACCTGGCCGATCCTCACCGGATGGCTGGACGCGCTGCCGGAGGCGATCGGCGTGCCGTGGGAACGGACCGTGCTCGGCGGCTTCTCCCAGGGGGCGGTCATGTCCTACGCCGCCGGCCTGGGTGCCGGCCGGCCATCCCCGGCCGGCATTCTGACCCTCAGCGGATACATACCCGAGGTCCCAGGGCTCGAGCTGGCCCTGGACGAACGGGCCGGGCTGCCGGTCATGATCGGCCACGGCAGTCTCGACCGGATCATTCCGGTCCGGTTCGGGCAGGAGGCCGCGGCGCGGCTAGGTGGCGCCGATCTGGAAGTCACATTCCGTGAATCGCCGGTGGCTCACGGCATCGATCCCGGAGCGCTTCCCGAGCTCCGTGACTGGGTCGGATCGGCGATGGGGCTGCTCGGTTTTCAGCCCAGCAAGGCTTCCTGA
- a CDS encoding ankyrin repeat domain-containing protein produces MEPLSEEQVEQVLGIAMDLAREGRTAELVEFFEHGLPIDVRDPEGNTTLMLAAYRGHPETVRELIGLGADVDLRNDRDQSPIAGALFKGEVEVVVLLRDAGADLDAGTPTAREAAGMFGQEALLG; encoded by the coding sequence ATGGAGCCGCTGTCTGAGGAGCAGGTCGAGCAGGTCTTGGGGATCGCGATGGATCTCGCCCGGGAGGGCCGGACCGCGGAGCTGGTCGAGTTTTTCGAGCATGGGTTGCCGATCGATGTCCGTGATCCGGAAGGCAACACCACGCTGATGCTGGCTGCCTACCGCGGTCACCCGGAAACCGTGCGGGAGCTGATCGGGTTGGGTGCCGACGTGGACCTGAGAAACGATCGGGACCAGTCGCCGATCGCCGGGGCGCTGTTCAAGGGTGAGGTCGAGGTGGTTGTCCTGCTGCGCGATGCCGGGGCCGATCTCGATGCCGGCACGCCGACCGCCCGCGAAGCTGCCGGGATGTTCGGTCAGGAAGCCTTGCTGGGCTGA
- a CDS encoding SMR family transporter, whose translation MRWISPGRAGPRSWSSSSNILLGLALRGLPVGTGYAVWAGTDAVGAAIAVMVWFNEAATLGRILPIALIVIGIV comes from the coding sequence TTGCGATGGATCTCGCCCGGGAGGGCCGGGCCGCGGAGCTGGTCGAGTTCTTCGAACATCCTCCTCGGGCTTGCCCTGCGGGGACTACCGGTCGGCACCGGCTACGCGGTCTGGGCCGGAACCGACGCGGTCGGGGCAGCAATCGCCGTGATGGTCTGGTTCAACGAAGCCGCCACCCTCGGCAGGATCCTCCCGATCGCGCTGATCGTCATCGGCATCGTGTGA
- a CDS encoding putative toxin-antitoxin system toxin component, PIN family, translating to MTPRPRVACDTNVLVSAFIAGGPPSRVIEQAVDGNLDLVLLQPVSVELVRILSKKLGFTVESLQEVRALLSDTAIGSQQAPSQEPEPLTGDPDDDLILSCAIEAEVDVLVSGDRKHLLPVGEHQGVRVLTPQAFLAELRT from the coding sequence GTGACCCCCAGGCCGCGCGTTGCCTGCGACACCAACGTCCTGGTGTCCGCCTTCATCGCCGGAGGACCACCAAGTCGAGTCATCGAACAGGCAGTTGACGGCAACCTGGACCTGGTTCTGCTCCAACCCGTATCGGTCGAACTCGTCCGGATCCTTTCGAAAAAGCTCGGATTCACCGTCGAAAGCCTCCAGGAGGTTCGAGCGCTCCTCTCCGATACCGCAATCGGATCGCAGCAGGCACCGTCTCAAGAACCCGAACCACTGACCGGCGATCCGGATGACGATCTGATCCTCTCCTGCGCCATCGAAGCCGAGGTCGACGTGCTCGTTTCCGGGGACCGCAAACACCTGCTGCCCGTCGGAGAACATCAAGGAGTTCGGGTACTCACCCCGCAGGCTTTTCTGGCCGAACTTCGAACATGA
- a CDS encoding ribbon-helix-helix domain-containing protein: protein MSRLLSVSVSDDLADEIESLAEASGKTKSELVRDALRRQIRLERFSSLQRFGQSQAEAAGIGPEDVEGLIDQLRSE from the coding sequence ATGAGCCGCCTGCTTTCCGTATCCGTCTCGGACGATCTCGCCGACGAGATCGAATCGCTAGCTGAAGCCTCGGGCAAGACGAAGTCCGAACTGGTCAGGGATGCGCTCCGGCGCCAGATCAGGCTGGAGCGGTTCTCCTCCCTGCAGCGGTTCGGTCAAAGCCAGGCAGAAGCCGCCGGAATCGGTCCGGAAGACGTCGAGGGCCTGATCGATCAACTCCGCTCAGAGTGA
- a CDS encoding MFS transporter, with protein sequence MTEKKSGSLVLVAMIFTVSMTFIDQTIVSISIPEIQRHLGLSETGVQWVVSGYLLAMAAVFALGGKLADVHGHRTMLVVGILIFTISSALCGATPEGDIAEAWIVGFRLIQGAGAAIMFPAALAITISAFPVEKRGRALAIFFGVTSAFTSVGPIAGGYLAEWTWRSIFWINIPIAVASLILIWRSHPDNRKNAQPLDLRGAVIIALGMGLSVLGFQQSAVWGWNNPLTWGSIIAGMLLLVAFHAFENRQKFPLMRVAIFRQRAFLADNIALFLVSIAFVPLFFFASIYSQVALGWEASEAGLYLLVFFGGFVAGAQWGGRILDARGAKPAAAIGAALAAVGFLLWAGQVNDINAGLGGQWYYMVMAGAGIGMMFGPVSTDAINRAPNTSYGEATGITQTVRNYAAAFGLAVLGTVLTTQNRLNVEDRLAALDVPTVDADRIAHAMTSAGGGNQSALAGHLAGPEKEKIFHALQEAFASSTSTVLYVMGGVMVACYFVAHFGMVSGKMEEIVAADDDPAG encoded by the coding sequence ATGACCGAGAAGAAAAGCGGCTCCCTCGTCCTGGTCGCGATGATCTTCACCGTGTCGATGACCTTCATCGACCAGACCATTGTCTCGATCTCCATCCCCGAAATCCAGCGGCATCTCGGGCTTTCCGAAACCGGGGTTCAATGGGTGGTGAGTGGCTACCTGCTGGCGATGGCAGCGGTGTTCGCGTTGGGCGGCAAGCTGGCCGATGTGCACGGGCACCGGACCATGCTCGTGGTTGGCATTCTGATCTTTACGATCAGTTCGGCGCTCTGCGGCGCAACTCCGGAAGGCGACATCGCCGAGGCCTGGATTGTCGGATTCCGCCTGATTCAGGGCGCCGGTGCGGCGATCATGTTCCCTGCCGCCCTCGCGATCACCATCTCCGCTTTCCCCGTCGAGAAGCGGGGTCGTGCTCTGGCCATCTTCTTCGGGGTGACCAGCGCCTTCACCTCGGTCGGCCCTATCGCCGGTGGATACCTCGCGGAATGGACCTGGCGTTCCATCTTCTGGATCAACATTCCGATCGCGGTTGCTTCGCTGATCCTGATCTGGCGTTCACACCCCGACAACCGCAAGAACGCGCAGCCGCTCGATCTGCGGGGCGCGGTGATTATCGCCCTGGGCATGGGGCTCTCGGTGCTTGGCTTTCAGCAGTCGGCGGTCTGGGGCTGGAACAACCCGCTGACCTGGGGCAGCATCATCGCCGGCATGCTGCTCCTGGTCGCCTTCCACGCCTTCGAGAACCGCCAGAAGTTCCCGCTGATGCGGGTGGCGATCTTCAGGCAGCGGGCTTTTCTGGCCGACAACATCGCCCTCTTCCTTGTTTCCATCGCCTTCGTGCCACTGTTCTTCTTCGCCAGCATTTACTCGCAGGTTGCACTCGGCTGGGAGGCTTCCGAGGCAGGGCTCTACCTGCTCGTCTTCTTCGGTGGCTTCGTGGCCGGGGCCCAGTGGGGCGGCAGGATCCTCGACGCAAGGGGAGCAAAGCCGGCCGCCGCAATCGGCGCCGCCCTGGCTGCGGTGGGATTCCTGCTCTGGGCGGGGCAGGTGAATGACATCAATGCCGGGCTCGGTGGCCAGTGGTACTACATGGTGATGGCCGGGGCCGGAATAGGGATGATGTTCGGTCCAGTAAGTACCGATGCGATCAACCGGGCTCCGAACACGAGTTACGGTGAAGCGACGGGCATCACCCAGACTGTCCGCAACTATGCGGCCGCTTTCGGCCTGGCTGTTCTGGGCACCGTTCTCACGACCCAGAACCGTTTGAACGTGGAAGACAGGCTCGCTGCCCTGGACGTGCCGACCGTCGACGCCGACAGGATCGCCCACGCGATGACTTCGGCCGGCGGGGGCAACCAGAGTGCACTTGCCGGGCATCTGGCCGGGCCGGAGAAGGAGAAGATCTTCCATGCGCTGCAAGAGGCCTTCGCCAGTTCGACCTCGACCGTCCTTTATGTCATGGGAGGAGTGATGGTCGCCTGTTACTTCGTGGCCCACTTCGGCATGGTCTCCGGCAAAATGGAGGAGATCGTCGCCGCGGATGACGACCCTGCCGGTTGA
- a CDS encoding DHA2 family efflux MFS transporter permease subunit: MTEAVTPSAGTSDDDRITPAILKVAGVVVLGSIMAILDTTVVNVALPTFQNEFGASQYSTVAWTVTAYTLALAAVIPMTGWAADRFGTKRLYIIALTLFTLGSVLCATAWSIESLIGFRVLQGLGGGMLMPLGMTIMTKTAGPHRIGRLMAILGIPMMLGPILGPILGGWLIDSASWHWIFLINLPLGVAAVIYASLALPSDRPEPSESFDLVGMLLMSPGLALFLYGVSSIPAAGTVMAGKVLVPGLIGLALIITFVFWAFRPEHPLLDLRLFKDRNLTVSTIVIFLFAAAFFGALLLVPTYFQQVRGEDVLAAGLLVAPQGIGAMITMPIAGGLVDRYPVGRIVPFGFIGIIGGMIGLAMSTDVDTPYWQLIAILFVLGLGMGATMMPVFTSALKTLKEHQVARGSTLINVIQQVAASIGVATMSVILTSQQNASLPAKALTAIGEATAAGIQPPAWAQEVARQLGQAFQSIALADMADAFSTAYWVAVAALVITLIPVAFLPRKSEESHLTEEDAEPEAVPVGTN, from the coding sequence ATGACTGAAGCCGTAACCCCCTCCGCTGGAACCAGCGACGACGACCGGATCACTCCCGCCATTCTCAAGGTGGCCGGTGTGGTCGTCCTCGGTTCGATCATGGCGATCCTCGACACCACGGTCGTCAACGTGGCCCTGCCCACCTTCCAGAACGAGTTCGGGGCCTCGCAGTACTCGACCGTCGCCTGGACCGTCACCGCCTACACCCTGGCCCTGGCCGCGGTAATCCCGATGACCGGCTGGGCGGCCGACCGGTTCGGGACCAAACGGCTCTACATCATCGCCCTGACCCTGTTCACGCTCGGATCGGTGCTCTGCGCGACCGCCTGGAGCATCGAGTCGCTGATCGGATTCCGGGTGCTTCAGGGGCTCGGCGGCGGCATGCTGATGCCGCTCGGCATGACGATCATGACCAAGACCGCCGGCCCCCATCGGATCGGCCGTTTGATGGCAATTCTCGGGATCCCGATGATGCTGGGGCCGATCCTCGGACCGATCCTCGGCGGCTGGCTGATCGACTCCGCTTCCTGGCACTGGATCTTCCTGATCAACCTGCCGCTCGGCGTGGCGGCCGTGATCTACGCTTCACTGGCGCTGCCCTCGGATCGGCCCGAACCAAGCGAGTCGTTCGATCTCGTCGGGATGCTCCTGATGTCCCCGGGGCTGGCGCTCTTCCTTTACGGCGTATCTTCGATTCCGGCCGCCGGCACGGTGATGGCAGGAAAGGTGCTGGTTCCCGGCCTGATCGGGCTCGCCCTGATCATCACTTTCGTGTTCTGGGCGTTCAGGCCCGAACATCCGCTGCTCGACCTGCGGCTGTTCAAGGACCGCAATCTGACCGTCTCGACCATCGTCATCTTTCTCTTTGCCGCCGCCTTCTTCGGGGCACTGCTCCTGGTGCCCACCTACTTCCAGCAGGTCCGCGGTGAGGATGTGCTGGCCGCAGGACTGCTGGTCGCCCCACAGGGCATCGGCGCGATGATCACCATGCCGATCGCCGGCGGCCTAGTGGACCGGTATCCGGTCGGCCGGATCGTTCCCTTCGGCTTCATCGGAATCATCGGCGGAATGATCGGTCTCGCCATGTCCACCGATGTTGACACCCCGTACTGGCAGCTGATCGCCATCCTGTTCGTGCTCGGCCTCGGGATGGGGGCGACGATGATGCCCGTCTTCACCTCGGCTCTCAAGACCCTGAAGGAGCACCAGGTCGCCCGGGGCTCCACCCTGATCAACGTGATCCAGCAGGTGGCCGCCTCGATCGGGGTGGCAACCATGTCGGTGATCCTGACCAGCCAGCAGAACGCCTCGCTGCCGGCCAAGGCCCTGACCGCGATCGGTGAGGCCACCGCGGCCGGCATCCAGCCGCCCGCCTGGGCGCAGGAGGTTGCCCGTCAGCTCGGTCAGGCCTTCCAGTCGATCGCGCTGGCCGACATGGCCGATGCGTTCAGCACCGCGTACTGGGTGGCGGTCGCTGCCCTGGTCATCACCCTGATCCCGGTTGCCTTCCTCCCCCGCAAGTCCGAGGAGTCCCATCTGACCGAGGAGGACGCCGAACCCGAGGCGGTCCCGGTCGGGACCAACTGA
- a CDS encoding FAD-binding oxidoreductase, translating into MEREKADTVIIGAGIHGISTALALASRGRRSVILEAGPAPFTGASVRNEGKLHLGFVYALDRSGSTNRAMVEGALAFAPLVERWCGEIEWAGFRSDRFRYVAMEEGLVGPDRVEAHYETVLDRLERSAPSYGRNYIGVDPTGAEIIRREGVLPGMAEGHSACWFETPERAVDPRALADHFIAAAGREPLIEIRTGSRVSHARRLESGFSLQVETASGTRELEAETVVNCAWEGRPHLDAMILEDDWKGVFRIKHQVLLKGGDPAGIPTATLVQGPFGDVVVWPNGDVYISWYPEARTHFGERHDQSLRSDDRVARKVHEVMVRLFPALEGFSLASHAPCYILAEGRTDIDDRESELHRRLGAEFVEHGGWWSIRSSKLTTAPLAGERCAARITGTQSEF; encoded by the coding sequence GTGGAGCGGGAGAAAGCGGACACCGTGATCATCGGTGCCGGGATCCACGGGATCTCGACGGCGCTGGCGCTGGCCTCCCGTGGCAGACGGTCGGTGATCCTGGAAGCCGGTCCGGCTCCATTCACGGGTGCAAGTGTTCGAAACGAGGGCAAGCTTCATCTCGGCTTCGTCTACGCCCTCGACCGAAGCGGTTCTACAAACCGGGCGATGGTCGAGGGAGCGCTGGCCTTCGCGCCCCTGGTTGAACGCTGGTGCGGGGAGATCGAGTGGGCCGGGTTCCGGTCCGACCGGTTCAGGTACGTGGCCATGGAGGAAGGCCTGGTCGGACCCGATCGGGTGGAAGCGCATTACGAAACCGTCCTCGATCGGCTGGAGCGTTCGGCACCCTCCTATGGCCGCAACTACATCGGAGTCGACCCGACCGGGGCCGAGATCATCCGCCGGGAGGGGGTGCTTCCGGGAATGGCCGAGGGACACTCGGCCTGCTGGTTCGAAACCCCCGAGAGAGCAGTCGACCCGCGGGCGCTCGCCGACCATTTCATTGCCGCAGCAGGCAGGGAACCGTTAATTGAGATCCGGACCGGATCCCGGGTCTCCCATGCCCGGCGGCTGGAGAGCGGGTTTTCACTGCAGGTCGAAACGGCCTCCGGAACCCGGGAGCTCGAGGCGGAAACCGTGGTCAACTGCGCCTGGGAGGGAAGACCGCATCTCGACGCCATGATCCTCGAGGACGACTGGAAGGGGGTCTTCCGGATCAAGCACCAGGTGCTCCTCAAGGGAGGGGACCCGGCAGGGATCCCCACAGCCACGCTGGTGCAGGGACCATTCGGGGATGTCGTGGTGTGGCCAAACGGGGATGTGTACATCAGCTGGTACCCGGAAGCCCGGACCCATTTCGGTGAACGTCACGATCAATCGCTGCGATCGGACGATCGGGTCGCCAGGAAGGTGCACGAAGTGATGGTCCGGCTCTTTCCCGCGCTGGAGGGATTCTCGCTGGCCAGCCATGCCCCCTGCTACATCCTGGCCGAGGGCCGAACCGACATCGACGATCGCGAGAGTGAACTCCACCGCAGGCTGGGTGCGGAGTTCGTTGAACACGGGGGCTGGTGGTCGATCCGATCCTCCAAACTCACCACCGCACCACTGGCCGGGGAGCGTTGCGCCGCTCGAATCACCGGGACCCAGAGTGAGTTCTGA
- a CDS encoding glycosyltransferase, giving the protein MSSDPGVRLTIAIPLHGGARWIDGIIDTVGKAPARSRVVISDATRLDDAADRLADHYRGDPGVQVKSRRETLTWSEHANLLLAEADTRYFCWHPQDDLVSPGEYFELLVSALERDPDRVLAFPAVYRKVTVGRFRRRPAGEIAYRQPEFELGRARPEEEAVRMLREWNMALGCWRGVFRTDRARPIPQTDDCADLVWVFSMALAGSFIAVEEARYLKRFHRSSAINSMRWEGMAKALDLYRAEIEARIGPDPSAVQPVLREVRRYLRRHRLVRVLHPLRPLGTFVLNRPRAVRE; this is encoded by the coding sequence GTGAGTTCTGACCCGGGGGTCCGCCTCACCATCGCAATTCCGCTCCACGGTGGGGCGAGATGGATCGACGGAATCATCGACACGGTAGGAAAGGCTCCAGCCCGGAGCCGGGTCGTGATCAGCGATGCCACCCGTCTCGACGACGCGGCCGATCGGCTGGCCGACCACTACCGAGGCGATCCCGGGGTCCAGGTGAAGTCACGCCGGGAGACCCTGACCTGGTCCGAGCACGCAAACCTGCTCCTCGCCGAGGCCGACACCCGGTACTTCTGCTGGCACCCCCAGGACGACCTGGTTTCCCCGGGGGAGTACTTCGAACTTCTTGTCTCGGCCCTCGAGCGTGATCCGGATCGGGTCCTGGCCTTCCCTGCGGTGTACCGGAAGGTGACCGTGGGCCGGTTTCGCAGGCGGCCGGCCGGGGAGATCGCCTACCGGCAGCCGGAGTTCGAGCTTGGTCGGGCCAGACCGGAAGAAGAAGCGGTCCGGATGCTGAGGGAATGGAACATGGCCCTGGGCTGCTGGAGGGGAGTCTTCCGGACCGACCGGGCCCGGCCAATCCCGCAGACGGATGACTGCGCCGACCTGGTCTGGGTCTTCTCGATGGCGCTCGCCGGCAGCTTCATCGCGGTCGAGGAGGCCCGTTACCTGAAGCGGTTCCATCGCAGCAGCGCGATCAACTCGATGCGCTGGGAAGGCATGGCGAAGGCGCTGGACCTTTACCGGGCCGAGATCGAAGCCCGGATCGGTCCGGACCCGTCCGCGGTCCAACCGGTCCTCCGGGAGGTGAGGCGATACCTTCGTCGGCACCGGCTGGTCAGGGTCCTCCACCCACTGCGTCCACTCGGGACCTTCGTGCTGAACCGGCCGCGGGCAGTGCGGGAGTGA
- a CDS encoding MarR family transcriptional regulator, which yields MTTKAKTETGPFTERELAAWRGLLEVHAAVTRELDAQMHAAHGMSLSTYEVLMFLADAPERRLRMAEISDRALLSRSGCTRLVDRLVDLGYVSRCSAESDGRGLYAQLTESGASALAAARKTHRQGVRERYLDRLTAADQRELAGIWTRLRD from the coding sequence ATGACCACCAAAGCCAAAACGGAAACCGGTCCCTTCACCGAGCGCGAACTCGCCGCCTGGCGGGGACTGCTCGAAGTCCACGCGGCGGTGACCCGGGAGCTCGACGCCCAGATGCACGCCGCCCACGGGATGTCGCTGTCGACCTACGAGGTCCTGATGTTCCTCGCCGACGCGCCCGAACGGCGTCTCCGGATGGCCGAGATCTCGGACCGGGCCCTGCTCAGCCGCAGCGGCTGCACTCGCCTGGTCGACCGTCTGGTCGACCTCGGTTACGTCTCGCGCTGCTCCGCCGAGAGTGACGGACGCGGCCTCTACGCGCAGCTCACCGAGAGCGGAGCCTCCGCCCTTGCCGCCGCCCGAAAGACCCACCGCCAGGGAGTCCGCGAGCGGTACCTGGACCGCCTGACCGCGGCCGACCAGCGGGAACTGGCCGGGATCTGGACCCGTCTGCGGGACTGA
- a CDS encoding YceI family protein: MTTQSATLIPTGTWTVDTAHSKVGFSVKHMGISTVRGEFTEFEGSMEIGESPSDIKVHGKVKTASVDTNEDARDEHLRSPDFFEAETHPELSFESTRVEAIDEDTYRITGDMTLRGVTNELVLTAELNGVEDGMDGGQRVGLEVTGQLSRGEYGMKFNQALGSGNMLVSDKVKLTLDIAATKQ; encoded by the coding sequence ATGACCACGCAGTCCGCCACCCTCATCCCCACCGGCACCTGGACCGTTGACACGGCCCACTCGAAGGTCGGTTTTTCCGTCAAGCACATGGGCATCTCGACCGTTCGCGGTGAGTTCACCGAGTTCGAGGGCAGCATGGAGATCGGGGAGAGCCCTTCGGACATCAAGGTCCACGGCAAGGTCAAGACCGCCTCGGTCGACACCAACGAGGACGCCCGGGACGAACATCTCCGCTCGCCGGACTTCTTCGAGGCGGAAACGCACCCGGAACTCTCCTTCGAGTCGACCCGGGTAGAGGCGATCGACGAGGACACCTACCGGATCACCGGGGACATGACCCTGCGTGGCGTTACCAACGAGCTGGTCCTGACCGCCGAGCTGAACGGGGTCGAGGACGGCATGGACGGTGGCCAGCGGGTCGGTCTCGAAGTCACCGGTCAGCTCAGCCGCGGCGAGTACGGCATGAAGTTCAACCAGGCTCTCGGCAGCGGCAACATGCTGGTGTCGGACAAGGTCAAGCTCACCCTGGACATCGCTGCCACCAAGCAGTAG